A single region of the Synechococcus sp. HK05 genome encodes:
- a CDS encoding form I ribulose bisphosphate carboxylase large subunit → MAKKYDAGVKEYRDTYWTPDYVPLDSDLLACFKCTGQEGVPREEVAAAVAAESSTGTWSTVWSELLTDLDFYKGRCYRIEDVPGDKESFYAFIAYPLDLFEEGSITNVLTSLVGNVFGFKALRHLRLEDIRFPLAFIKTCMGPPNGIQVERDRMNKYGRPLLGCTIKPKLGLSGKNYGRVVYECLRGGLDFTKDDENINSQPFQRWQNRFEFVAEAVKLAEQETGEKKGHYLNCTAATPEEMYERAEFAKELGQPIIMHDYITGGFTANTGLAKWCRKNGMLLHIHRAMHAVIDRHPKHGIHFRVLAKCLRLSGGDQLHTGTVVGKLEGDRQSTLGYIDQLRESFVPEDRSRGNFFDQDWGSMGGVFAVASGGIHVWHMPALVSIFGDDSVLQFGGGTHGHPWGSAAGAAANRVALEACVKARNAGREIEREGRDILMEAAKHSPELAIALETWKEIKFEFDTVDKLDVN, encoded by the coding sequence ATGGCTAAGAAGTACGACGCTGGGGTTAAGGAGTACCGCGACACGTATTGGACTCCTGATTACGTTCCCCTCGATTCAGACCTGCTGGCTTGCTTCAAGTGCACCGGCCAGGAAGGCGTTCCCCGCGAGGAAGTGGCTGCCGCTGTGGCCGCTGAATCCTCCACCGGCACCTGGTCCACTGTGTGGTCCGAGCTCCTCACCGACCTCGACTTCTACAAAGGCCGTTGCTACCGCATCGAAGACGTTCCTGGTGACAAGGAATCCTTCTATGCCTTCATCGCCTATCCCCTCGATCTGTTCGAGGAAGGCTCCATCACCAACGTTCTGACCTCCCTGGTCGGCAACGTGTTCGGCTTCAAGGCGCTGCGTCACCTGCGTCTGGAAGACATCCGCTTCCCCCTGGCGTTCATCAAGACCTGCATGGGTCCGCCGAACGGCATCCAGGTTGAGCGCGACCGTATGAACAAGTACGGCCGTCCCCTGCTGGGTTGCACCATCAAGCCGAAGCTCGGCCTGAGCGGCAAGAACTACGGCCGCGTGGTGTACGAGTGCCTCCGCGGTGGTCTCGACTTCACCAAGGACGACGAGAACATCAACTCGCAGCCTTTCCAGCGCTGGCAGAACCGTTTCGAGTTCGTTGCCGAAGCTGTGAAGCTGGCCGAACAGGAAACCGGCGAGAAGAAGGGTCACTACCTCAACTGCACGGCAGCGACCCCCGAGGAGATGTACGAGCGCGCTGAGTTCGCCAAAGAACTCGGCCAGCCGATCATCATGCACGACTACATCACCGGTGGCTTCACGGCCAACACCGGTCTGGCGAAGTGGTGCCGGAAGAACGGCATGCTGCTGCACATCCACCGCGCCATGCACGCGGTGATCGACCGTCACCCCAAGCACGGCATCCACTTCCGTGTGCTGGCCAAGTGCCTGCGCCTCTCCGGTGGTGACCAGCTCCACACCGGTACCGTTGTGGGCAAGCTCGAGGGCGACCGTCAGTCCACCCTCGGCTACATCGACCAGCTGCGCGAATCCTTCGTTCCCGAAGATCGCAGCCGCGGTAACTTCTTCGACCAAGATTGGGGCTCCATGGGCGGCGTGTTCGCCGTGGCCTCCGGCGGTATCCACGTGTGGCACATGCCCGCGCTGGTGAGCATCTTCGGCGACGATTCCGTGCTCCAGTTCGGTGGTGGTACCCACGGTCACCCCTGGGGTTCCGCTGCTGGTGCTGCTGCCAACCGCGTGGCTCTCGAAGCCTGCGTCAAAGCACGCAATGCCGGTCGCGAAATCGAGCGCGAAGGCCGCGACATCCTCATGGAAGCCGCGAAGCACAGCCCTGAGCTGGCCATCGCTCTCGAGACCTGGAAGGAAATCAAGTTCGAGTTCGACACCGTCGACAAGCTCGACGTCAACTGA
- a CDS encoding BMC domain-containing protein: MANETMGIALGMIETRGLVPAIEAADAMTKAAEVRLVGREFVGGGYVTVLVRGETGAVNAAVRAGADACERVGDGLVAAHIIARPHREVEPALNSSAGFVGSKD; this comes from the coding sequence ATGGCTAACGAAACCATGGGCATCGCCCTCGGCATGATCGAGACCCGGGGTCTGGTCCCCGCGATCGAGGCCGCTGACGCCATGACCAAGGCTGCCGAAGTGCGCCTGGTCGGCCGTGAATTCGTGGGCGGCGGTTACGTGACCGTGCTCGTCCGTGGCGAAACCGGCGCTGTGAACGCTGCCGTTCGTGCCGGCGCTGATGCCTGCGAGCGCGTGGGTGATGGCCTGGTTGCCGCTCACATCATTGCTCGTCCCCACCGTGAAGTGGAGCCTGCTCTGAACAGCAGCGCCGGCTTCGTTGGTTCGAAGGACTGA
- a CDS encoding transcriptional regulator: MKRLDLILSERELEPVLKAIDQAGCSGYTVMRHVTGRGPRGAVSDNMEFSGLGANAHVIVFCPPDLLDPLRVSLRPLLSYYGGVGFVSEAEPL; encoded by the coding sequence ATGAAACGGCTCGATCTGATCCTCAGTGAGCGGGAGCTGGAACCCGTTCTCAAGGCCATCGATCAAGCCGGGTGCAGCGGTTACACCGTGATGCGCCACGTGACGGGGCGGGGGCCGAGGGGTGCGGTGTCCGACAACATGGAATTCAGCGGCCTCGGGGCCAACGCCCACGTGATCGTGTTCTGCCCGCCCGACCTGCTTGATCCGCTGCGGGTGTCGCTGCGGCCGTTGCTCAGCTACTACGGCGGCGTGGGGTTCGTCTCAGAAGCAGAGCCACTCTGA
- a CDS encoding sodium-dependent bicarbonate transport family permease gives MDTSLILQNLLTPPVLFFFLGVLAVLLGSDLEIPAPLPKLFSLYLLLAIGFKGGLELQHSGVAGPVLFTIAAAMAMSLLVPLYSFAVLRLKLDGFNAAAIAATYGSISAVTFITAESFLDTLGLHHDGFMVAALALMESPAIIVGLLLVKLAAPAGEQPGQGMRWGAVLKEALLNGSVFLLVGSLVVGVLTAANSPAGAEKMLPFTDKLFYGALSFFLLDMGIVAAQRLRDLREAGAFLIGFALVMPLLNAGLGAVIARGLGLEAGNALLFVVLCASASYIAVPAAMRMTVPEANPSFYISTALGLTFPFNIVVGIPLYMALVNRLLP, from the coding sequence GTGGACACGAGCCTGATCCTGCAGAACCTGCTAACCCCACCGGTTCTGTTCTTTTTCCTCGGGGTTCTGGCTGTGCTGCTGGGCTCCGACCTGGAGATCCCAGCTCCGCTGCCCAAACTCTTTTCGCTCTATTTGCTGCTGGCGATTGGCTTCAAAGGCGGTCTGGAGCTGCAGCACTCCGGCGTGGCAGGCCCTGTGCTGTTCACCATCGCTGCAGCCATGGCGATGTCGCTCTTGGTGCCCCTCTACAGCTTTGCGGTGCTGCGCCTGAAGCTCGACGGCTTCAATGCCGCGGCGATCGCCGCCACCTATGGCTCGATCAGCGCCGTGACCTTCATCACGGCGGAAAGCTTTCTCGACACCCTGGGGCTGCACCACGACGGCTTCATGGTGGCGGCACTGGCCCTGATGGAATCACCGGCGATCATCGTGGGTCTGCTGCTGGTGAAACTGGCTGCTCCGGCTGGAGAACAGCCCGGGCAGGGCATGCGCTGGGGGGCCGTACTCAAAGAGGCACTGCTGAATGGATCCGTGTTTCTGCTGGTGGGCAGCCTGGTGGTCGGGGTGCTCACAGCAGCCAACAGCCCGGCAGGCGCCGAAAAGATGCTGCCCTTCACCGACAAGCTGTTTTATGGCGCGCTGAGTTTCTTTCTGTTGGATATGGGCATCGTGGCCGCCCAACGGCTGCGCGACCTTCGCGAAGCCGGTGCCTTCTTGATCGGCTTCGCGTTGGTGATGCCCCTCCTGAATGCCGGGCTGGGGGCTGTGATTGCGAGGGGTCTCGGCCTCGAGGCCGGCAACGCCCTGCTGTTTGTGGTGCTGTGTGCAAGTGCCTCTTACATCGCCGTTCCGGCCGCGATGCGCATGACCGTGCCGGAGGCCAACCCGAGCTTCTATATCTCCACCGCACTGGGGCTGACCTTTCCCTTCAACATCGTGGTGGGTATACCTCTGTATATGGCCCTGGTGAATCGGTTGCTGCCATGA
- the rdgB gene encoding RdgB/HAM1 family non-canonical purine NTP pyrophosphatase encodes MRPPSTRPLLVIASGNAYKVAEISAMLDAVDLEVRQQPEGLEIEETGSTYLENARLKATEVARLTGQWALADDSGLEVDALGGAPGLYSARYAPTDHERIHRLLQDLGPTPYRSASFNSAMVLASPDGEPVLEAQGICRGEILTAPVGHGGGYDPIFWVREAGMTYAQMGQHLKDKLGSRGKAARQLAGELKRLLGVG; translated from the coding sequence ATGCGCCCTCCCTCCACCCGGCCGCTGCTGGTGATCGCCAGCGGCAATGCCTACAAGGTGGCGGAGATCAGCGCCATGCTCGATGCGGTGGATCTCGAGGTGCGGCAGCAGCCTGAGGGCCTGGAGATCGAGGAAACCGGCAGCACCTATCTGGAGAACGCCCGGCTGAAGGCCACTGAGGTGGCGCGGCTCACGGGTCAGTGGGCCCTGGCCGACGACTCTGGCCTCGAGGTGGATGCCCTGGGCGGCGCCCCAGGCCTGTATTCAGCCCGCTACGCACCCACCGACCACGAGCGGATTCACCGCCTGCTGCAGGACTTGGGCCCCACCCCCTATCGAAGTGCCAGCTTCAACAGCGCCATGGTGCTGGCCTCCCCCGATGGGGAGCCGGTGCTGGAGGCCCAGGGCATCTGCCGCGGTGAGATCCTCACGGCTCCGGTGGGTCATGGCGGTGGCTACGACCCGATCTTCTGGGTGCGGGAGGCCGGGATGACCTATGCGCAGATGGGGCAGCACCTCAAAGACAAGCTCGGATCCCGCGGCAAGGCAGCACGACAGTTGGCTGGGGAGCTGAAGCGGCTGCTGGGCGTCGGCTGA
- a CDS encoding BMC domain-containing protein, translated as MQITGTELGFSGSGTPLDDLHPSAASCVITTDSEARLVSQASAVESIELRTYVFLDSLQPQLAAYMGTVSQGFLPIPGDACLWLEVSPGMAVHRVTDIALKASTVRLGQMVVERAFGSLALYHRDQSNVLHSGDVVLEAIGSSVDQRTRCSVTWTEVIRAITPDHAVLINRQNRRGSMIQAGMSMYILETEPAGYVLLAANEAEKASNITVVDVKAVGAFGRLTLAGWEGDVNEAAAAAMRSVEQINRRSR; from the coding sequence GTGCAGATCACGGGGACCGAGCTGGGATTCAGCGGCAGCGGCACCCCCCTCGACGACTTGCATCCGTCGGCGGCCAGCTGCGTGATCACCACCGACAGCGAAGCGCGCCTGGTGAGCCAGGCCAGCGCGGTGGAGTCGATCGAGCTGCGCACCTATGTGTTTCTCGATTCGCTGCAGCCTCAGCTCGCCGCCTACATGGGCACGGTGAGCCAGGGCTTTCTGCCGATCCCGGGTGATGCCTGCCTCTGGCTCGAGGTGTCACCGGGCATGGCCGTACACCGCGTCACCGACATCGCCCTCAAGGCCAGCACCGTGCGCCTGGGCCAGATGGTGGTGGAGCGGGCTTTCGGCTCGCTGGCGCTGTATCACCGCGATCAGAGCAACGTGCTCCATTCCGGGGATGTGGTGCTGGAAGCGATCGGCAGCAGCGTCGACCAGCGGACCCGCTGCAGCGTGACCTGGACCGAAGTGATCCGCGCCATTACGCCCGATCACGCTGTGCTGATCAACCGCCAGAACCGCCGCGGTTCGATGATTCAGGCGGGGATGAGCATGTACATCCTGGAAACCGAGCCGGCGGGTTACGTGCTGCTGGCGGCCAACGAAGCCGAAAAAGCCAGCAACATCACCGTGGTGGATGTGAAAGCCGTGGGTGCCTTCGGCCGCCTCACCTTGGCGGGCTGGGAAGGCGACGTGAATGAAGCGGCTGCTGCCGCGATGCGCTCGGTGGAGCAGATCAACCGCCGCTCTCGCTGA